In Natronoarchaeum mannanilyticum, a genomic segment contains:
- a CDS encoding protein-L-isoaspartate O-methyltransferase family protein, with protein sequence MEPAVLRDDMVDSLEHEAKAVVRSDQVSVAMREVPRHEFVEDDRGAYADTSHRCLGTRVLAPSTAARLLEALDVEADHTVLIVGAGVGYTAAVAAEIAGSCNVHALDIARSLVLEARSNLADAGYGEVLVDRRDGADGLPEYAPYDRILLEAAAVRPPDALLDQLDDDGRLVMPQGASEQSLTAFDADGEAEELGGVAFAPLLVDGEQVDAVERNRTAREDRERARREAQSRHGWQRDWIDWEDR encoded by the coding sequence ATGGAACCCGCGGTGCTGCGTGACGACATGGTCGACAGCCTCGAGCACGAGGCCAAGGCGGTCGTCCGTAGCGATCAGGTGAGCGTGGCGATGCGGGAGGTCCCGCGTCACGAGTTCGTCGAGGACGATCGCGGCGCGTACGCCGACACCAGCCACCGGTGTCTCGGGACGCGCGTGCTCGCCCCGAGCACGGCGGCGCGACTGCTCGAGGCGCTGGACGTCGAGGCCGACCACACGGTGCTGATCGTCGGCGCGGGCGTCGGCTACACCGCCGCCGTCGCCGCCGAGATCGCCGGTTCGTGCAACGTCCACGCCCTCGATATCGCACGCTCGCTCGTACTCGAAGCCAGGAGCAACCTCGCGGACGCCGGCTACGGCGAGGTACTGGTCGACCGCCGCGACGGCGCCGACGGGCTGCCCGAGTACGCGCCCTACGACCGGATTCTACTGGAAGCCGCCGCAGTCCGGCCGCCCGACGCCTTGCTCGACCAGCTCGACGACGACGGTCGGCTGGTGATGCCGCAGGGCGCGAGCGAGCAGTCGCTGACCGCGTTCGACGCCGACGGCGAGGCCGAAGAGCTCGGCGGCGTGGCGTTCGCGCCGCTGCTGGTCGACGGCGAGCAGGTCGACGCGGTCGAGCGCAACCGCACGGCTCGCGAGGACCGCGAGCGCGCCCGGCGCGAAGCCCAGTCGCGCCACGGCTGGCAACGGGACTGGATCGACTGGGAGGACCGCTGA
- a CDS encoding protein-L-isoaspartate(D-aspartate) O-methyltransferase, which translates to MLPMFGSDDNPDESFERRRDRMVDRLAESGRVTDPATLDALRAVPRHEFVPEGRRGNAYADRPLPIGDDQTISAPHMVGIMVELLDAAPGDDVLEVGTGCGYHAAVTAEVVGSEHVYSVEYSAELAERARETLAELGYEDVSVRVGDGREGWPEHAPYDAAYLTCAAREFPDAVGEQLRDGGVALAPIGARSQTLQRYRKRSDGEFDVEDHGGVRFVQMRG; encoded by the coding sequence CTGCTTCCCATGTTCGGCTCCGACGACAACCCCGACGAATCGTTCGAGCGCCGACGCGACCGGATGGTCGATCGGCTCGCGGAAAGCGGGCGGGTCACCGATCCGGCGACGCTCGATGCCCTCCGCGCGGTACCGCGCCACGAGTTCGTCCCCGAGGGGCGCCGCGGGAACGCCTACGCCGACCGCCCGCTGCCGATCGGCGACGACCAGACGATCAGCGCGCCACACATGGTCGGCATCATGGTCGAGCTGCTCGACGCCGCGCCGGGTGACGACGTGCTCGAAGTCGGCACCGGCTGCGGGTATCACGCCGCGGTGACCGCCGAGGTCGTCGGCTCCGAGCACGTCTACAGCGTCGAGTACAGCGCCGAACTCGCGGAGCGAGCCCGCGAAACGCTCGCAGAGCTCGGCTACGAAGACGTCTCCGTCCGCGTCGGCGACGGGCGCGAAGGCTGGCCAGAGCACGCCCCCTACGACGCGGCGTATCTAACCTGCGCGGCCCGGGAGTTCCCCGACGCCGTCGGCGAGCAGCTGCGCGACGGCGGCGTCGCGCTGGCGCCGATCGGCGCTCGCAGTCAGACGCTACAGCGGTACCGCAAGCGATCCGACGGCGAATTCGACGTCGAGGATCACGGCGGCGTCCGATTCGTACAGATGCGCGGATAG
- a CDS encoding HVO_0476 family zinc finger protein — MTETAERVAAACPSCSPDVETVHELLKDGGQATVRCTECDHVHKTKIERDTTVQRNVVVSQEGESFTATAEPPADETLAVGEEFVLDTDEAIMTVRITSLELDTGGRVEEATAEDVDTIWTRAVGNVGVNATIHPKDGKRDDTRSVTLQVPGDYEFTVDATDELGEEEFTVEGIYVRDDAAGYNHDKLDHPGDSAPAKDVKRLYVRDESTTAWSAW; from the coding sequence ATGACAGAGACTGCGGAGCGCGTGGCCGCCGCGTGCCCCTCGTGTTCGCCCGACGTCGAGACGGTCCACGAGTTGCTCAAGGACGGCGGCCAGGCGACGGTGCGATGCACTGAGTGCGACCACGTCCACAAGACGAAAATCGAGCGCGACACCACGGTTCAGCGGAACGTCGTCGTCTCCCAGGAGGGCGAGTCGTTCACCGCGACCGCCGAGCCGCCCGCCGACGAGACCCTGGCGGTCGGCGAGGAGTTCGTCCTCGACACCGACGAGGCGATCATGACCGTCCGGATCACCAGCCTCGAACTCGACACCGGCGGGCGCGTCGAGGAGGCGACCGCCGAGGACGTCGACACGATCTGGACGCGCGCGGTGGGCAACGTCGGCGTCAACGCGACGATCCACCCGAAAGACGGGAAGCGAGACGACACCCGGAGCGTCACACTGCAGGTCCCCGGCGACTACGAGTTCACGGTCGACGCGACCGACGAACTCGGCGAGGAGGAGTTCACCGTCGAGGGGATCTACGTCCGCGACGACGCCGCCGGTTACAACCACGACAAGCTCGATCACCCGGGCGACTCGGCCCCCGCGAAGGACGTCAAGCGGCTGTACGTCCGCGACGAGTCGACGACCGCCTGGTCGGCCTGGTAA
- a CDS encoding DUF7382 domain-containing protein has product MPTYEAFLSDDRAIEGLPIRLVIAIVVGVASLSIMMSMLGGIGTLGATELDAQPEAEVIDADERTLSVTVVDESGEPVEGATVVVDGDSAQLDEIATGTSGEDGTASVRIDPELRQNQDRGTLQIDIKPPSGTDFQDKRQNTEVLVVDR; this is encoded by the coding sequence ATGCCAACGTACGAGGCGTTCCTGTCGGACGACAGGGCCATCGAGGGGTTGCCGATCAGGCTCGTGATCGCGATCGTCGTCGGCGTTGCGAGTCTCAGCATCATGATGTCGATGCTGGGCGGCATCGGCACGCTCGGCGCGACCGAACTCGACGCCCAGCCCGAAGCGGAGGTGATCGACGCCGACGAGCGAACGCTCTCGGTGACGGTCGTCGACGAGAGCGGCGAGCCGGTCGAGGGCGCGACGGTCGTCGTCGACGGCGACTCCGCCCAGCTCGACGAGATCGCGACCGGTACCTCCGGCGAGGACGGCACCGCGTCGGTCCGGATCGACCCCGAGCTCCGCCAGAATCAGGATCGCGGCACGCTGCAGATCGACATCAAGCCCCCCAGCGGCACCGACTTCCAGGACAAGCGCCAGAACACGGAGGTGCTGGTCGTCGATCGGTAG